A portion of the Macrobrachium nipponense isolate FS-2020 chromosome 12, ASM1510439v2, whole genome shotgun sequence genome contains these proteins:
- the LOC135224304 gene encoding fibrillin-1-like, which yields MCHTKLNVFLAAVALSYLCKAQMISEHEILAELFTNINEKLTGLQGALESIEHAQKYIQQSIESQQAQLSSIEESQLVMGKEVKGLQDFMSSLKLPSCSDDITVLLAKDECMDGTHNCSQNAECTDKIFSFACSCVTGYSGDGFECSDIDECTDADICGDHASCKNVEGSYKCECSNGYEMRSNRCQDIDECKSEELHKCQVPATCVNSEGSYECQCLPPYKGDPLNCEMECLQPSVYIGSLGCVTPKFIRLPWEAARRVCEESGGRLLENIENSHFEVLSQHFQHLMSDRPFPWIGFKNKTWVSSRRAVSKKVVAKAEDGLEGDCGNVDLRKPQWGVWDANCFDEEYALCHKV from the exons ATGTGCCATACCAAACTGAACGTATTCTTAGCCGCTGTAGCTCTGTCTTATCTGTGCAAAGCTCAGATGATTTCTGAACACGAAATACTCGCCGAGCTATTcacaaacataaatgaaaaattaacag GCCTACAAGGAGCTCTGGAATCGATTGAAC ACGCACAAAAGTACATACAGCAAAGTATTGAGA GTCAACAAGCGCAACTATCTTCAATAGAAG AATCACAGCTGGTGATGGGCAAAGAAGTGAAAG GGTTGCAAGATTTCATGTCGTCCCTGAAGTTACCCTCGTGTTCAGATGACATCACTGTTTTACTTGCGAAAG ATGAGTGTATGGACGGGACCCACAACTGTAGTCAGAATGCTGAGTGTACAGATAAGATATTTAGCTTCGCCTGTTCATGTGTAACTGGCTACTCCGGTGATGGATTCGAATGTTCAG ATATTGATGAATGTACAGATGCGGACATTTGTGGAGATCACGCAAGTTGCAAAAACGTGGAAGGTTCCTACAAATGTGAGTGTTCCAATGGCTACGAAATGAGAAGCAACAGATGCCAAG ATATCGACGAATGCAAGAGTGAAGAACTGCACAAGTGCCAGGTTCCAGCGACATGCGTCAACTCTGAAGGCAGCTACGAGTGCCAATGTCTCCCACCTTATAAAGGAGATCCGTTGAATTGCG aaATGGAATGCTTGCAACCTAGCGTCTACATAGGAAGCCTGGGTTGCGTCACCCCTAAGTTCATACGGCTGCCCTGGGAAGCGGCAAGACGAGTGTGTGAAGAATCTGGTGGTAGATTGCTGGAAAACATCGAGAATTCGCATTTTGAGGTCCTCAGTCAACACTTCCAGCATCTCATGAGCGATC GTCCCTTCCCATGGATTGGTTTCAAGAACAAGACCTGGGTCTCCTCCAGGCGCGCGGTTTCGAAGAAAGTGGTGGCGAAGGCGGAGGACGGTCTAGAGGGAGACTGCGGAAACGTCGATCTGAGGAAGCCTCAGTGGGGAGTGTGGGACGCGAACTGCTTCGACGAGGAATATGCGCTGTGTCATAAAGTCTAA